The proteins below come from a single Phycisphaerales bacterium genomic window:
- a CDS encoding zinc-binding dehydrogenase, with amino-acid sequence MRAVLVERQGTPVHRNVRFADDWPEPRAAAGEAVIATEASALNHLDLWVGRGLPGVETFPRIGGSDGCGMVESIGPGVDEAWLGRRVIMNAATPLPAAAHPDARPALADISMIGEHTNGANAERFVAPVNQLLDVGNDGDPTEAAAFGLTFLTAWRCLITRAELQAGQTVLITGIGGGVALAGLAIARHFGCPVIVTSRHQWKLDKATELGAAHGVLDTGEDWSRAVRGLTGKRGVDVVLDSVGKAVHLSCIKSMARGGALVTPGCTSGPAATTDLTRIFWNQLRLLGSTMGDMDEFAQVTALFRAGALRPVIDQVFDAADAPAAYERLEAGEQFGKIVLRWS; translated from the coding sequence ATGCGCGCCGTGCTCGTCGAGCGTCAGGGAACACCGGTCCATCGCAATGTCCGTTTCGCGGACGACTGGCCCGAGCCGCGCGCTGCGGCCGGGGAGGCGGTCATCGCCACCGAGGCGTCGGCGCTGAACCATCTCGATCTCTGGGTCGGCCGCGGCCTGCCTGGCGTCGAGACATTTCCACGCATCGGCGGCTCAGACGGCTGCGGCATGGTCGAATCCATCGGGCCGGGAGTGGATGAGGCGTGGCTCGGGCGGCGGGTCATCATGAACGCCGCCACCCCCCTGCCCGCGGCGGCTCACCCCGATGCGCGGCCGGCGCTGGCCGATATCAGCATGATCGGCGAGCACACCAACGGCGCCAACGCTGAGCGCTTCGTCGCACCGGTCAATCAACTGCTCGACGTCGGGAACGACGGTGATCCAACCGAAGCGGCGGCATTTGGCCTGACGTTTCTCACGGCCTGGCGCTGCCTCATCACTCGGGCCGAGCTTCAGGCCGGGCAGACCGTGCTCATCACCGGCATCGGCGGTGGCGTGGCCCTGGCGGGCCTTGCGATCGCTCGGCACTTTGGCTGTCCGGTCATCGTCACGAGCCGGCACCAGTGGAAACTGGACAAGGCAACCGAACTCGGTGCGGCTCACGGCGTTCTCGACACCGGTGAGGACTGGTCGCGCGCCGTGCGCGGCCTGACGGGCAAGCGCGGCGTGGATGTCGTGCTCGACTCCGTCGGCAAGGCCGTGCACCTGTCATGCATCAAGTCGATGGCGCGCGGCGGCGCACTCGTCACGCCCGGCTGCACCTCCGGCCCCGCCGCGACCACGGACCTGACGCGCATCTTCTGGAACCAGTTGCGCCTCCTCGGTTCGACCATGGGTGACATGGACGAGTTCGCCCAGGTGACCGCGCTCTTCAGAGCGGGAGCCTTGCGGCCGGTCATCGATCAGGTCTTCGACGCCGCCGACGCCCCGGCAGCCTACGAACGGCTCGAGGCGGGCGAGCAGTTCGGTAAGATCGTGCTGCGCTGGTCCTGA
- a CDS encoding VOC family protein yields MTIKRLDHISVVVEDLPAAIDFFTALGMEIEGEAPIEGPWVDRINGIKGIKVHIVMMRTPDGHGRLELTRFHHPPLVAIEPAAAPPNAAGLRSIMFAVENVDDAVARLRAKGGELIGEVVQYQNLYRLCYMRGPAGIIVALAEELASGT; encoded by the coding sequence ATGACCATCAAACGACTCGATCACATCAGCGTCGTTGTGGAAGACCTCCCGGCCGCGATCGACTTCTTCACCGCGCTGGGCATGGAGATCGAAGGCGAGGCGCCGATCGAAGGCCCCTGGGTGGACCGCATCAATGGGATCAAAGGCATCAAAGTGCACATCGTGATGATGCGAACCCCCGACGGCCACGGCCGGCTGGAGCTTACCAGGTTCCACCATCCGCCGCTCGTCGCGATCGAGCCGGCCGCCGCCCCGCCCAACGCAGCGGGTCTGCGAAGCATTATGTTCGCGGTCGAGAACGTGGATGACGCCGTCGCCCGACTCCGCGCCAAAGGCGGCGAACTCATCGGCGAAGTCGTCCAGTACCAGAACCTCTACCGGCTCTGCTACATGCGCGGCCCCGCGGGCATCATCGTCGCCCTGGCCGAGGAACTCGCGTCCGGGACTTAA
- a CDS encoding cation:proton antiporter gives MKTLARLLAVLLMLLLAIGVLRHFTPGYASARYLDAMNRPFSAPEYDLVATTTTLAFILIGAWLTGKVFKLLHLPRITGYLAFGLLIGPSFITLFTADIRPILPKPQMEHLRVFSSLAIVLIGLTAGGEIKIELLRRGLGRVLGMLTIVIVAVLSMVFIGLFLGRGLLGFLGELPRAELIVVCLMAAVLATSNSPAVLVAMLSELSSSGPMSETSLAVTVVKDLVVVVLFTIASGIGVSILLGGEAASQGTIIKDLAWHLLGSIGGGALLGALMSTVLHRLSRHMLLFVLAMSLGIVLVSESAHFEPLLVALSAGFILSNLWPEQSEELFHSVDEVSLPVYCIFFAMAGAKIDLAALGELWPLALALVALRSAAVWGGITLGSRVFRMPSPARNWIWTAFIPQAGVSLALATTIESLFRDFTWSASLSSLLLATIAIFECFGPILLRLGLIKAGETSG, from the coding sequence TTGAAGACCCTCGCACGCCTGCTCGCGGTTCTGCTCATGCTGCTGCTGGCCATCGGCGTGCTGCGCCACTTCACGCCCGGCTACGCGTCGGCGCGCTACCTCGACGCGATGAACCGGCCCTTTTCCGCGCCCGAGTACGACCTCGTGGCCACGACGACCACGCTTGCGTTCATCCTCATCGGCGCGTGGCTGACGGGCAAGGTCTTCAAACTCCTCCACTTGCCGCGCATCACCGGCTATCTCGCGTTCGGCCTGCTCATTGGCCCGTCGTTCATTACGCTCTTCACCGCCGACATCCGGCCGATCCTCCCCAAACCGCAGATGGAACACCTGCGCGTCTTCAGTTCGCTGGCGATCGTCCTGATCGGCCTGACTGCGGGCGGCGAGATCAAGATCGAACTGCTCCGCCGCGGTCTGGGCAGGGTGCTGGGGATGCTCACCATCGTCATCGTCGCCGTGCTTTCCATGGTTTTCATCGGGCTGTTTCTGGGCCGGGGCCTGCTGGGCTTTCTGGGCGAACTGCCGCGTGCTGAACTCATCGTCGTCTGCCTCATGGCTGCGGTGCTCGCGACGTCCAACTCGCCTGCGGTGCTGGTCGCCATGCTCAGCGAACTGAGCAGCAGCGGCCCGATGTCTGAAACAAGCCTCGCCGTCACGGTTGTCAAAGACCTCGTCGTGGTCGTGCTCTTCACCATCGCCAGCGGCATCGGCGTGAGCATCCTGCTCGGCGGCGAGGCGGCGTCGCAAGGCACGATCATCAAAGATCTCGCGTGGCACCTGCTGGGCTCGATCGGCGGCGGAGCGCTGCTGGGCGCGCTCATGTCCACCGTCCTGCATCGCCTCAGCCGGCACATGCTCCTGTTCGTGCTCGCCATGTCGCTGGGCATCGTGCTCGTGAGCGAGTCGGCTCACTTCGAGCCGCTGCTCGTCGCCCTCTCGGCCGGGTTCATCCTTTCGAACCTCTGGCCCGAGCAGAGCGAAGAACTCTTCCACTCCGTCGATGAAGTCTCCCTGCCGGTGTACTGCATCTTCTTCGCCATGGCCGGGGCGAAAATCGATCTTGCGGCCCTGGGCGAACTCTGGCCGCTCGCGCTGGCGCTGGTCGCGCTGCGGTCGGCGGCCGTGTGGGGCGGGATCACCCTGGGCAGCCGCGTGTTTCGCATGCCCAGCCCCGCGCGGAATTGGATCTGGACTGCGTTCATCCCGCAGGCCGGCGTCTCGCTGGCTCTGGCGACCACGATCGAGAGCCTCTTTCGCGACTTCACCTGGAGCGCCAGCCTGTCGAGCCTGCTGCTGGCAACGATCGCCATCTTCGAATGCTTCGGCCCCATTCTCCTGCGCCTGGGCCTGATCAAGGCCGGCGAAACCAGCGGCTGA
- a CDS encoding PTS sugar transporter subunit IIA, with product MALQPYIRPELTFIFDDVESRDDLFRRLAGAVDSMIPALRGEALVQRLIAREKQMPTSTPEGVAFPHALAAEIDKTMVTVALLKPGVSFGVAHHPVSDLIFCMFGPTSDPWDHVRLLARLARIVRAEPARNRLRSSEDANQLYESLLAEDRSHG from the coding sequence ATGGCGCTGCAGCCCTATATCCGTCCTGAACTGACCTTCATCTTTGACGACGTTGAGTCGCGCGACGACCTGTTTCGGCGCCTGGCCGGGGCGGTCGATTCGATGATTCCGGCGTTGCGCGGCGAAGCGCTGGTGCAGCGGCTCATCGCGCGGGAGAAGCAGATGCCGACTTCGACTCCCGAAGGCGTCGCCTTTCCGCACGCGCTGGCGGCCGAGATCGACAAGACCATGGTGACCGTGGCGCTGCTCAAGCCGGGCGTGAGTTTCGGCGTGGCGCATCACCCGGTCTCGGATCTCATCTTCTGCATGTTCGGCCCGACGAGCGACCCCTGGGACCACGTGCGCCTGCTTGCGCGGCTGGCGCGGATCGTCCGTGCCGAGCCCGCCCGCAACCGCCTTCGATCGTCGGAAGATGCAAACCAACTCTACGAGAGCCTGCTCGCAGAGGATCGCTCGCATGGATGA
- a CDS encoding site-specific DNA-methyltransferase encodes MIDIVHDDNLRFLQGCADGSFNLIYIDPPFNTGASRSHARIRTVRDEQSGDRIGFGGRRYRTQTSARTSYEDAFDDYLGFLEPRLIEARRVLAADGSLFVHLDAREVHYVKVLLDGIFGRESFMNEIIWAYDYGGRSKRRWPAKHDSILWYARDEANYTFEYDAIDRVPYMAPDLVGPEKAARGKTPTDVWWHTIVPTNSRERTGYPTQKPVGLLERVVRVHSRPGDRLLDFFAGSGTLGEAARRHGRRCTLVDSNPAAIEIMRRRFAACLDAPAPTVQVSAAGANSLAAEGESK; translated from the coding sequence ATGATCGACATCGTCCACGACGACAACCTCCGCTTCCTCCAGGGCTGCGCCGACGGATCGTTCAATCTCATCTACATCGACCCGCCGTTCAACACCGGCGCCAGCCGCTCGCACGCGCGGATTCGAACCGTGCGCGATGAGCAGTCCGGCGACCGGATCGGCTTTGGCGGACGCCGATACCGCACGCAGACCAGCGCGCGGACGTCGTATGAAGACGCGTTCGACGATTACCTCGGGTTCCTCGAGCCGCGATTGATCGAGGCGCGGCGGGTGCTGGCCGCGGACGGGTCGCTCTTTGTGCATCTCGACGCGCGCGAGGTGCACTACGTCAAGGTGCTGCTCGACGGCATCTTTGGCCGCGAATCGTTCATGAACGAAATCATCTGGGCCTACGACTACGGCGGCCGGTCGAAGCGGCGCTGGCCGGCCAAGCACGATTCGATCCTGTGGTACGCCCGCGACGAGGCGAACTACACGTTTGAATACGATGCGATCGATCGCGTCCCGTACATGGCGCCCGATCTCGTGGGCCCCGAGAAGGCCGCGCGCGGCAAGACGCCCACCGACGTCTGGTGGCACACCATCGTCCCCACCAACAGCCGCGAGCGCACCGGCTATCCAACGCAAAAGCCCGTGGGCCTGCTCGAACGCGTCGTGCGCGTGCACTCGCGCCCAGGCGATCGGTTGCTGGACTTCTTTGCCGGCAGCGGAACGCTGGGCGAGGCGGCGCGGCGCCACGGCCGGCGCTGCACGCTGGTCGACTCCAACCCCGCAGCCATCGAGATCATGCGCCGCAGGTTCGCTGCCTGTCTCGATGCGCCAGCGCCCACGGTGCAGGTCAGTGCGGCTGGCGCCAACTCGCTCGCCGCGGAAGGAGAATCGAAGTGA
- a CDS encoding zinc metallopeptidase, with protein sequence MYFVFLAPAMILALWAQAKVSSAYAKMSRVPVSSGLTGAQAAQRVLRDAGCFDVGIEMTQGMLSDHYDPRHKVLRLSPQVYSGRSIASVGVACHEAGHALQHAANYGPMAIRNAIVPVASIGSGLSWILIIAGMFMAVTGLIWAGIALFSSVVVFQLVNLPVEFDASKRARVELLRTGIVSHAEDAQVGKVLNAAAMTYVAATLTAVLQLLYFVSLASGRRD encoded by the coding sequence ATGTACTTCGTGTTTCTGGCGCCGGCCATGATTCTCGCACTGTGGGCGCAGGCCAAGGTGAGCAGCGCCTACGCGAAAATGAGCCGCGTGCCGGTGAGCAGCGGGCTGACGGGCGCCCAGGCGGCCCAGCGCGTGCTGCGCGACGCCGGCTGCTTTGACGTCGGCATCGAGATGACCCAGGGCATGCTCAGCGACCATTACGATCCCCGGCACAAGGTGCTGCGCCTCAGTCCGCAGGTGTACTCCGGCCGGTCGATCGCGTCGGTGGGGGTGGCGTGCCATGAGGCCGGCCACGCGCTGCAGCACGCGGCCAACTACGGGCCAATGGCCATCCGCAACGCCATCGTTCCCGTCGCCAGCATCGGCAGCGGCCTGTCGTGGATTCTCATCATCGCCGGCATGTTCATGGCCGTCACCGGCCTCATCTGGGCGGGCATCGCGCTCTTCTCTTCGGTCGTGGTCTTCCAACTCGTCAACCTGCCCGTGGAGTTCGACGCGAGTAAGCGGGCCCGCGTGGAACTGCTTCGAACCGGCATCGTTTCGCACGCCGAAGACGCACAGGTGGGCAAGGTGCTCAACGCCGCGGCCATGACCTACGTTGCGGCCACGCTCACCGCCGTGCTGCAACTGCTCTACTTCGTCTCGCTGGCCAGCGGCCGGCGCGATTGA
- a CDS encoding SMP-30/gluconolactonase/LRE family protein codes for MLAALGVALGYLLLWPIDVDPLAWQPPTGPPLAGAQSSEFDLSAVELLGQDASDGPEDVAIDELGRLYAGMLDGRIVRFDRDGQNAEILGDTGGRPLGLDFDPEGHLIVADAYKGLLCIDPSGAITVLAVEHDGVPFMFTDDVDVAPSGMIYFTDASSRRGLNDYDIDFIEQRGSGRLMRYDPATKQTELLLGELNFANGVAVSPDESFVLVNETARYCIHRVWLTGARAGESEIFIDNLPGFPDGVSCNGTDRFWVAIVSPRSPVLDFVHPRPWLKRAMCRLPRSMLPKPQHSGLVLGLDLDGAPVEMLRDPSGEHFSLITSVEEHDGMLYLGSLSRPNFARAPRPEPK; via the coding sequence GTGCTTGCGGCGCTCGGGGTGGCGCTCGGCTATCTGCTGCTCTGGCCCATCGACGTGGACCCGCTCGCGTGGCAGCCGCCGACCGGCCCGCCGCTTGCCGGTGCGCAGTCGAGTGAATTCGATCTCTCCGCCGTCGAACTGCTCGGGCAGGACGCCAGCGACGGGCCCGAGGACGTGGCCATCGACGAACTGGGGCGGCTCTACGCCGGCATGCTCGACGGCCGCATCGTGCGCTTCGATCGCGACGGCCAGAACGCAGAGATTCTCGGCGACACGGGCGGCCGACCGCTCGGCCTCGATTTCGACCCCGAGGGTCATCTGATCGTCGCCGACGCATACAAGGGGCTGCTTTGTATTGACCCCAGCGGCGCCATCACCGTCCTGGCTGTCGAGCACGACGGCGTGCCCTTCATGTTTACTGACGACGTAGATGTGGCGCCCAGCGGGATGATCTACTTCACCGACGCCTCGAGCCGGCGCGGGCTCAATGACTACGACATCGACTTCATCGAGCAGCGCGGCTCGGGCCGGCTCATGCGCTACGACCCCGCGACGAAGCAGACCGAACTGCTGCTGGGCGAACTTAACTTCGCCAACGGCGTCGCGGTGTCTCCCGATGAGTCATTCGTCCTCGTCAACGAGACGGCGCGTTATTGCATCCATCGCGTGTGGCTGACGGGAGCGCGCGCCGGCGAGTCGGAGATCTTCATCGACAATCTCCCCGGCTTTCCGGATGGCGTTTCGTGCAACGGCACGGATCGATTCTGGGTGGCGATCGTCTCGCCGCGCTCGCCGGTGCTGGATTTTGTGCATCCGCGGCCGTGGCTCAAGCGGGCCATGTGCCGCCTGCCGCGCTCGATGCTGCCCAAGCCGCAGCACAGCGGCCTGGTGCTCGGACTTGATCTCGATGGCGCTCCGGTCGAAATGCTGCGCGATCCGTCTGGCGAGCACTTCTCGCTGATCACCAGCGTTGAGGAGCATGACGGCATGCTCTACCTCGGCAGCCTCTCGCGGCCGAACTTCGCGCGGGCGCCGCGCCCCGAGCCGAAGTGA
- a CDS encoding nitroreductase family protein, producing MTKVARPDHPIHDLLTRRWSPYAFDDRPVSKEDALALFEAARWSASSYNEQPWRFIAALRTDEAGFDRILSCLVEANQQWARHVGLLALGCIRTTFSRNGKPNRVALHDLGLAAASLTFEATARGLYVHQMAGVDLDKARQTFNVPEGFEVATGIAVGYRKPDEQITGDYRERDTAERPRKALREFVFDGGWETPAAFLD from the coding sequence ATGACCAAGGTCGCCCGGCCGGACCATCCCATTCACGACCTGCTCACGCGCCGCTGGAGCCCATACGCCTTCGACGACCGGCCCGTCTCGAAGGAAGACGCCTTGGCGCTGTTCGAGGCGGCCCGATGGTCGGCGTCGTCTTACAACGAACAGCCTTGGCGATTCATCGCTGCCTTGCGCACCGACGAAGCGGGGTTCGATCGGATCCTCTCGTGCCTCGTCGAAGCAAACCAGCAGTGGGCCCGGCACGTGGGGCTGCTCGCGCTGGGATGCATCCGCACCACCTTCAGCCGCAACGGCAAGCCCAACCGCGTGGCGCTGCACGACCTCGGCCTTGCCGCGGCAAGCCTGACCTTCGAAGCCACGGCACGCGGGCTGTACGTGCATCAGATGGCCGGCGTCGATCTCGACAAGGCGCGCCAGACCTTTAACGTGCCCGAAGGATTCGAAGTGGCGACGGGCATCGCCGTCGGCTATCGAAAGCCCGACGAGCAGATCACCGGCGACTACCGCGAGCGCGACACGGCCGAGCGGCCGCGCAAGGCGCTGCGCGAATTCGTTTTCGACGGCGGCTGGGAAACGCCCGCGGCCTTTCTCGACTGA
- a CDS encoding TIGR00730 family Rossman fold protein — protein MPQPIRQVTVYCASSQDLDRVYFDAAERLGRAIAHAGLMLVYGGGSFGLMGCVADSVHRHGGRVHGIITEKLAALEYARETCDELEIVPTMRIRKQRMEELADAFIALPGGVGTYEELFEMLVARKLRDHDKPLIVVNVNGYFDPLIAMLQRGVDEGFMTADVVALLDVVSEPEQAVERLG, from the coding sequence ATGCCCCAGCCAATCCGCCAGGTAACCGTCTACTGCGCCTCGAGCCAGGACCTCGATCGCGTCTATTTCGACGCGGCCGAACGGCTCGGCCGGGCCATTGCGCACGCGGGCCTGATGCTCGTGTACGGCGGCGGAAGTTTCGGCCTGATGGGATGCGTCGCCGACAGCGTGCACCGCCATGGCGGGCGCGTACACGGCATCATCACCGAAAAACTGGCAGCGCTCGAATACGCCCGCGAGACCTGCGATGAACTCGAGATCGTGCCCACCATGCGCATTCGCAAGCAGCGGATGGAGGAACTCGCCGACGCGTTCATCGCGCTGCCCGGCGGCGTGGGCACCTACGAGGAACTCTTCGAGATGCTCGTTGCTCGCAAACTGCGCGATCACGACAAGCCGCTTATCGTCGTCAACGTCAACGGGTACTTCGATCCTCTGATTGCGATGCTCCAGCGCGGCGTGGATGAAGGCTTTATGACAGCCGATGTCGTTGCCCTGCTCGACGTCGTCAGCGAGCCCGAGCAGGCCGTGGAGCGCCTCGGCTGA
- the lpxI gene encoding UDP-2,3-diacylglucosamine diphosphatase LpxI (LpxI, functionally equivalent to LpxH, replaces it in LPS biosynthesis in a minority of bacteria.) yields the protein MSEQEPLESIGLIAGQGRLPLLVADGIRAAGGRVAAIGLAGQFDAALPERCDSFREVGLTSLGRWIATFHRWQVREAVMVGRVSQKRKFARLQFLRHPPDWRAIMLWYRYLRHDRRTPAVLTALADELGRNGVTLIDSRTYISDHLASAGLMARTSPTAELQRDIDFGWPLLEQVLALGVGQAIAVRGRDVVAVEAAEGTNGMIERAGAICDRRPWVLLKASARDHDMRADVATIGVETIERFHAAGGRAIALGVRRVILIDKPQVIAAAERLGVSIMGIE from the coding sequence ATGAGTGAGCAAGAGCCGCTCGAGAGCATCGGCCTGATCGCCGGCCAGGGCAGGCTTCCCCTGCTCGTGGCCGACGGCATTCGCGCTGCAGGTGGGCGCGTCGCGGCCATCGGGCTGGCCGGTCAGTTCGACGCGGCTCTGCCCGAGCGTTGCGATTCGTTCCGCGAAGTCGGTCTGACGAGCCTGGGCCGGTGGATTGCGACGTTTCACAGGTGGCAGGTGCGCGAAGCGGTGATGGTCGGCCGCGTCTCGCAGAAGCGGAAGTTCGCTCGTCTTCAATTCCTGCGCCACCCGCCGGATTGGCGGGCCATCATGCTGTGGTATCGTTACCTTCGCCACGACCGGCGCACGCCGGCCGTGCTCACGGCGTTGGCGGATGAACTGGGCCGCAATGGAGTCACGCTCATCGACAGTCGGACCTACATTTCGGATCATCTCGCGTCGGCGGGCCTGATGGCGCGCACCTCCCCCACTGCAGAACTGCAGCGCGACATCGACTTCGGCTGGCCGCTTCTCGAACAGGTGCTGGCGCTGGGCGTGGGGCAGGCGATCGCGGTGCGCGGCCGCGACGTCGTCGCCGTGGAAGCCGCGGAAGGAACCAACGGGATGATTGAGCGAGCCGGCGCCATCTGTGACCGCCGGCCGTGGGTGCTGCTCAAGGCGTCTGCCCGCGATCACGACATGAGGGCCGACGTAGCCACCATCGGCGTGGAGACGATTGAGCGCTTCCACGCCGCAGGCGGGCGGGCCATCGCGCTGGGCGTGCGGCGCGTGATCCTGATCGACAAGCCGCAGGTCATCGCCGCCGCCGAGCGGCTCGGCGTGTCCATCATGGGAATCGAGTGA
- the gyrA gene encoding DNA gyrase subunit A, giving the protein MAETPTAPLLPDQPNPDQIVDLNIERELQDSYLTYAMSTIMDRALPDARDGLKPSQRRILVAMNDLNLGARAKHRKCAKICGDVSGNYHPHGEAVIYPTLVRFAQDWVMRYLLVDKQGNFGSIDGDPPAAMRYTEARMTEASGDMLEDLKLDTVAFKANYDDTRQEPVVLPSKFPNLLVNGSTGIAVGMSCSIPPHNLGEICRAIEAVINNPEISLNELMEIVPGPDFPTGGLICGRSGIRAAYATGRGRAVVRGVVHVEDRPGGRQQLVIDEIPYHLVQNSLIEKITDAVKNDRIKDISSIRNESGRKSRTRVVLELKKGADPAIVENQLYQFTPLQSTFSIINIALVNHQPRTLTLRQMIDCYVDHRVEVIRRRTSHLLKEARKKAHILEGLIYAVCDIDEVIRLIRSSATRDEAIEGLMDRSFRIAPDHKYAPRIPQRLLARAADGVALTRVQAEAIGRLQLIQLVGLEIEKLTGDYTAIVSEIEGYEAILADHRLVLDIIREDVIEMREKYGDARRSKIVESAEDINDADLIAVEDVVLTISHEGYIKRLPADTYREQGRGGRGIKGSEKKDSDFIEHLFVASTHDDLLCLTDTGRMFKIKVYEAPEMGRTSKGRPIVNYIDLREGERVRAFIPVKDFEQREDYLVFATANGTVKRTALKDYRNVNRSGIIAIGLREGDELMSMVLTSGENDLLLATANGMAIRFSEQDVRVMGRTAAGVRGINLEEGDHVIGLIIADDSCDLLTVTEFGYGKRTAMAEYLVQSDDGTTRVQSRGGKGRRDIRVSQRNGRSVAILAVREEDSVLLVTEWAMVVRIAARSISRIGRNTQGVRVTNLKEGDRLIAVAKVVESDSEDDEG; this is encoded by the coding sequence ATGGCTGAAACCCCCACCGCTCCCCTGCTTCCCGACCAGCCGAATCCGGATCAGATCGTCGATCTGAACATTGAACGGGAACTGCAGGACTCGTATCTCACCTACGCGATGAGCACGATCATGGACCGGGCCCTGCCCGACGCCCGTGACGGTCTCAAGCCTTCGCAGCGGCGCATCCTCGTCGCAATGAACGACCTCAATCTTGGCGCTCGCGCCAAACACCGCAAGTGCGCCAAGATCTGCGGCGACGTGAGCGGCAACTACCACCCGCACGGCGAGGCGGTCATCTACCCCACGCTGGTTCGCTTCGCCCAGGACTGGGTGATGCGCTACCTGCTCGTGGACAAGCAGGGCAACTTCGGGTCGATCGACGGCGATCCGCCGGCCGCCATGCGATACACCGAAGCCCGCATGACCGAAGCCTCGGGCGACATGCTCGAGGACCTCAAACTCGACACCGTCGCTTTCAAGGCCAACTACGACGACACGCGCCAGGAGCCGGTCGTCCTGCCGAGCAAGTTTCCCAATCTGCTGGTGAACGGCTCGACGGGCATCGCGGTGGGCATGTCGTGCTCGATCCCGCCGCACAACCTCGGCGAGATCTGCCGCGCCATCGAGGCGGTCATCAACAATCCTGAGATCTCGCTCAACGAGTTGATGGAGATCGTGCCCGGCCCGGACTTCCCTACCGGCGGGTTGATCTGCGGCCGCAGCGGCATCCGCGCCGCCTATGCCACCGGGCGCGGCCGGGCCGTGGTGCGCGGCGTGGTGCACGTGGAGGATCGGCCCGGCGGCCGGCAGCAGCTCGTCATTGACGAGATCCCCTACCACCTCGTGCAGAACTCGCTCATCGAGAAGATCACCGACGCGGTCAAGAACGACCGGATCAAGGACATCTCGTCGATCCGCAACGAGTCGGGGCGCAAGAGCCGCACGCGCGTCGTGCTCGAACTCAAGAAGGGCGCCGACCCCGCGATCGTCGAAAATCAGCTCTACCAGTTCACGCCGCTGCAATCGACGTTCTCGATCATCAACATCGCGCTGGTCAACCACCAGCCGCGCACCCTCACGCTGCGACAGATGATTGACTGTTACGTGGATCACCGGGTAGAGGTGATCCGTCGCCGCACGTCGCACCTGCTCAAGGAAGCGCGCAAGAAGGCTCACATTCTCGAGGGCCTGATCTACGCCGTGTGCGACATCGACGAGGTGATCCGGCTCATTCGCAGCAGCGCCACGCGAGACGAAGCCATCGAGGGGCTCATGGATCGGAGCTTCCGCATCGCGCCCGATCACAAGTACGCGCCGCGCATCCCGCAGCGACTGCTGGCCCGCGCCGCCGACGGTGTGGCGCTCACCCGCGTCCAGGCCGAAGCAATCGGCCGCCTGCAACTGATCCAGCTGGTCGGACTCGAGATCGAAAAGCTCACCGGCGATTACACGGCCATCGTCAGCGAGATCGAAGGCTACGAAGCGATCCTCGCCGACCACCGGCTCGTGCTCGACATCATCCGCGAAGACGTGATCGAGATGCGCGAAAAGTACGGCGACGCGCGTCGGAGCAAGATCGTCGAGTCCGCCGAGGACATCAACGACGCCGATCTCATCGCCGTCGAAGACGTCGTCCTCACCATCAGCCATGAAGGCTACATCAAGCGCCTGCCGGCCGACACGTACCGCGAGCAGGGCCGCGGCGGGCGCGGCATCAAGGGATCCGAAAAGAAGGACAGCGACTTCATCGAGCATCTCTTCGTCGCCTCCACGCATGACGACCTGCTCTGCCTGACCGACACCGGGCGCATGTTCAAGATCAAGGTGTACGAAGCGCCGGAGATGGGCCGCACGAGCAAGGGCCGCCCGATCGTCAACTACATCGACCTGCGCGAAGGCGAGCGCGTCCGCGCGTTCATTCCCGTCAAAGACTTCGAGCAGCGCGAGGACTACCTCGTCTTCGCCACGGCCAACGGCACGGTGAAGCGCACCGCGCTCAAGGACTATCGCAACGTCAACCGAAGCGGCATCATCGCCATCGGCCTGCGCGAAGGCGATGAACTCATGAGCATGGTGCTCACCTCGGGCGAGAATGACCTGCTGCTGGCCACGGCCAATGGCATGGCCATCCGCTTCAGCGAGCAGGACGTGCGCGTCATGGGCCGAACCGCCGCCGGCGTGCGCGGCATCAACCTTGAGGAGGGCGATCACGTCATCGGCCTCATTATCGCCGACGATTCGTGCGATCTGCTGACGGTGACCGAGTTTGGTTACGGAAAACGGACCGCGATGGCCGAATATCTGGTTCAGTCCGACGACGGCACCACGCGTGTGCAGTCGCGGGGCGGCAAGGGACGCCGCGACATTCGGGTCTCGCAGCGCAACGGCAGGAGCGTGGCTATCCTGGCCGTGCGCGAAGAAGACAGCGTGCTGCTGGTGACCGAATGGGCGATGGTGGTGCGGATCGCGGCCAGGTCGATCAGCCGCATCGGGCGCAACACCCAGGGCGTTCGCGTCACGAACCTCAAGGAAGGCGATCGCCTGATCGCCGTGGCGAAGGTTGTGGAATCAGACAGTGAGGACGACGAAGGCTGA